In one Shinella sp. PSBB067 genomic region, the following are encoded:
- a CDS encoding ABC transporter permease — protein sequence MNTLLQRLYFCLIGLFLSLPIIVVAGVSVNEKQTLAFPPQGFSLGWYGEIFANVEWRNALFASITLAALSAAVALLIALPLAWFLWRRDAPWASIFQLLGIAPFTLPPVITALGLLTFWATTGFYGQPATAVISHAIFFVTLPLVTLSLGFSSIDRSLVEAAATMGADDRTIFRTVVLPLILPYLISGYAFAFVLSLNEYIVAYMTIGFTMETLPIKIFNALRYGYTPTMASVTILFVAIAAVIFGLVARFGDLPKLLGAMSSRD from the coding sequence ATGAACACGCTGCTGCAACGGCTCTATTTCTGCCTGATCGGCCTGTTCCTTTCGCTGCCGATCATCGTCGTCGCCGGCGTCTCGGTGAACGAGAAGCAGACGCTCGCCTTCCCGCCGCAGGGTTTTTCGCTCGGCTGGTACGGCGAGATCTTCGCCAATGTCGAATGGCGCAACGCCCTTTTCGCCTCGATCACGCTCGCCGCGCTCTCCGCCGCCGTGGCGCTCCTGATTGCGCTTCCGCTCGCCTGGTTCCTCTGGCGGCGCGATGCGCCCTGGGCGAGCATCTTCCAGCTGCTCGGCATCGCGCCCTTCACGCTGCCGCCGGTCATCACCGCGCTCGGCCTCCTCACCTTCTGGGCGACGACGGGCTTCTACGGCCAGCCGGCGACCGCCGTCATCAGCCATGCCATCTTCTTCGTGACGCTGCCGCTGGTGACGCTCTCGCTTGGCTTCTCCTCCATCGACCGCTCGCTGGTGGAGGCGGCCGCGACGATGGGGGCGGACGACCGCACGATCTTCCGCACGGTGGTCCTGCCGCTGATCCTGCCCTATCTCATCTCCGGCTATGCCTTCGCCTTCGTCCTGTCGCTCAACGAATATATCGTGGCCTACATGACGATCGGCTTCACGATGGAGACGCTGCCGATCAAGATCTTCAACGCTCTGCGTTACGGCTATACGCCGACGATGGCCTCGGTCACGATCCTCTTCGTGGCGATCGCCGCCGTCATCTTCGGCCTCGTCGCGCGCTTCGGCGACCTGCCGAAGCTGCTCGGCGCCATGTCGTCGCGGGATTGA
- a CDS encoding carbon-nitrogen hydrolase family protein: MRIAALQMHAIAGDGEANLQRIAAAAVDAASAGAKLLIVPELAVTGYGAGEDALTRLASPATGDVPARLSAIARDNKLAIVAGFAEQEGTLIYNSALFTDGIGTNAVYRKSHLYGDYERNVFRPGVPASVLVELGGIRLGMLICYDVEFPENVRRLALAGADLVVVPTALPKGSSGTFIANHMIQVRAFENQVFVAYIDHCGADDRFTYAGFSRIAAPDGTLLAEAPAEGETLLFAEIRPEDYAKSRSENTYLADLGRPA; the protein is encoded by the coding sequence ATGCGGATCGCTGCCCTTCAGATGCATGCAATCGCCGGCGACGGCGAGGCCAATCTCCAGCGCATCGCCGCCGCGGCCGTCGATGCGGCCTCGGCCGGCGCAAAGCTGCTGATCGTTCCGGAACTGGCCGTCACCGGTTACGGCGCCGGCGAGGATGCCCTGACGAGGCTCGCCTCGCCCGCGACCGGCGACGTGCCGGCGCGCCTCAGCGCCATCGCCAGGGACAACAAGCTCGCCATCGTCGCGGGGTTCGCCGAGCAGGAGGGCACGCTGATATACAACAGCGCGCTCTTCACCGACGGCATCGGCACGAACGCGGTCTATCGCAAGTCCCATCTTTATGGCGACTACGAGCGGAATGTTTTCCGGCCCGGCGTTCCCGCCTCCGTCCTGGTGGAACTGGGCGGTATCCGGCTCGGCATGCTGATCTGCTACGATGTCGAGTTCCCGGAAAACGTCCGGCGCCTCGCACTGGCCGGCGCCGATCTCGTCGTCGTTCCGACCGCGCTGCCGAAGGGGTCTTCCGGCACCTTCATCGCCAACCACATGATCCAGGTCCGCGCCTTCGAGAACCAGGTCTTCGTCGCCTATATCGACCATTGTGGCGCCGACGACCGTTTCACCTATGCCGGCTTCTCGCGCATCGCAGCGCCCGACGGCACGCTTCTCGCCGAGGCGCCCGCAGAGGGCGAGACCCTGCTCTTTGCGGAAATCCGGCCCGAGGACTATGCGAAATCGCGGTCGGAAAACACCTATCTCGCCGATCTCGGCCGCCCGGCCTGA
- a CDS encoding amidohydrolase, with product MQTEASFIIRNARVLTMDEANPRAGAVAIAGNRILAVGSEAQIDAYSGPDTHVIDARGGTVLPGFNEAHMHIFGGSAELRELSLMGLKGFSALERALQDYAAQYPERRLLIAQHADYTILSDDERVTRHHLDRILPDRAVLIFAPDHHTAWANTLALELGGILEGRDVGVGNEIVMGEDGLATGELRESNAIRPVSALGETGGREMLGVGTGGDPDHVTAEERAGDIDILKEGLAYVASLGITSLQNMDGSLYQLEMLDEIEKTTGLPVRVRMPFHMKNFMPLSDLQTKAAAWRERFDTDRLRSDFVKLFMDGVTESGTAVFVDDYSHQPGWKGEPLFSQAHFDEIAIAADRLGLPVAVHAIGDGAVRMVLNGYEAAIRANGTRDSRNRVEHIEVVHPDDIPRFKALGTVASMQPTHPPGSAGLPLEPYLSYIGESRWPYAFAWRTLVDAGAPIVFATDWPVSPLDPMHCIQCAMTRTAWKDGMKDERLSLHETLAAYTRTSAWVEFMEDRKGVLKPGYLADIVVLSADVEAADVADLAQIRPVTTICDGRITYQA from the coding sequence ATGCAGACCGAAGCGAGCTTCATCATCCGCAACGCGCGGGTGCTGACGATGGATGAGGCGAACCCGCGTGCCGGCGCGGTCGCCATCGCCGGCAACCGCATCCTGGCCGTCGGTTCCGAGGCGCAGATCGACGCCTATTCAGGCCCCGACACCCATGTCATCGACGCGAGGGGCGGCACCGTCCTGCCCGGCTTCAACGAGGCGCACATGCACATCTTCGGCGGCTCGGCCGAACTGCGCGAGCTCTCGCTGATGGGCCTCAAGGGCTTCAGTGCGCTGGAAAGGGCCTTGCAGGACTATGCGGCGCAATATCCCGAACGCCGGCTGCTGATCGCCCAGCACGCCGACTACACGATCCTCTCCGACGACGAGCGCGTGACGCGCCATCACCTCGACCGCATCCTGCCGGATCGCGCGGTGCTGATCTTCGCGCCCGACCATCACACCGCCTGGGCCAACACGCTTGCGCTCGAACTGGGTGGCATCCTGGAAGGCCGCGATGTCGGCGTCGGCAACGAGATCGTCATGGGCGAGGACGGCCTTGCCACCGGGGAACTGCGCGAGAGCAACGCCATCCGCCCCGTCTCCGCGCTCGGCGAGACGGGCGGGCGCGAGATGCTCGGCGTCGGCACCGGCGGCGATCCGGACCATGTGACGGCGGAGGAGCGCGCCGGCGACATCGATATCCTCAAGGAGGGTCTCGCCTATGTCGCCTCGCTCGGCATCACCTCGCTGCAGAACATGGACGGCAGCCTCTACCAGCTCGAAATGCTGGACGAGATCGAGAAGACGACAGGCCTTCCCGTGCGCGTGCGCATGCCCTTCCACATGAAGAACTTCATGCCGCTCTCGGACCTTCAGACCAAGGCTGCCGCCTGGCGCGAACGCTTCGACACGGACCGCCTGCGCTCGGATTTCGTCAAGCTCTTCATGGACGGCGTGACGGAATCGGGCACCGCCGTCTTCGTCGACGACTACAGCCACCAGCCCGGCTGGAAGGGCGAGCCGCTGTTCTCGCAGGCGCATTTCGACGAGATCGCCATCGCCGCCGACCGCCTCGGCCTGCCGGTCGCCGTGCACGCCATCGGCGACGGCGCGGTGCGCATGGTACTGAACGGCTACGAGGCGGCCATCAGGGCCAACGGCACGCGCGACAGCCGCAACCGCGTCGAGCATATCGAGGTCGTGCATCCCGACGACATCCCGCGCTTCAAGGCGCTCGGCACCGTCGCCTCCATGCAGCCGACCCATCCGCCCGGCAGCGCCGGCCTGCCGCTGGAGCCCTACCTCTCCTATATCGGCGAAAGCCGCTGGCCCTACGCATTCGCCTGGCGCACGCTGGTGGATGCCGGCGCGCCGATCGTCTTCGCCACCGACTGGCCGGTCTCCCCGCTCGATCCGATGCATTGCATCCAGTGCGCCATGACGCGCACCGCCTGGAAGGACGGCATGAAGGACGAACGGCTGTCGCTGCACGAAACGCTGGCCGCCTATACGCGGACCAGCGCCTGGGTCGAGTTCATGGAGGACCGTAAGGGCGTGCTGAAACCCGGCTACCTCGCCGACATCGTCGTGCTTTCGGCGGATGTGGAAGCGGCCGACGTCGCGGACCTTGCGCAGATCCGCCCCGTGACCACGATCTGCGACGGCCGGATCACCTACCAGGCATGA